From the Nitrobacter hamburgensis X14 genome, one window contains:
- a CDS encoding bifunctional transaldolase/phosoglucose isomerase, which produces MNPVRELQNHGQAVWLDFLARGFIARGDLKHLVDNDGVRGVTSNPSIFEKAIGSSDEYDSAIARILDKGDRSVAGLYEQLAVEDIQHAADVLRPVYDRLHGADGFVSLEVSPYLANDTKATIVEAKRLWKSVDRKNLMIKVPATPEGLPAIRHLISEGISINITLLFSQKVYVEVAEAFLSGLQEYVRHGGDPSHVASVASFFVSRIDTAVDKQLDEKIAQANDPAEKARLTTLKGRIAIANARLAYQDYKRLFSSDDWKRLEAQGARPQRLLWASTGTKNKDYSDVLYVEELIGRDTVNTIPPATLEAFRDHGRLRDSLQENLDEARQALASLAEAGISLDAITRDLVKQGVQLFDDAADKLLGAVARKRAKILGSAIGQQTLSLDPAMAKSVAAQAEDWRAAGTIRKLWQHDKSVWTGADEDKWLGWLASPAAEFDRAADYEDYARRVKKQKFTDAVVLGMGGSSLGPEVLATTFAKTAGFPKLHVLDSTDPAQIRALEAAIDVARTVFIVSSKSGGTTEPNALKDYFHARVAKAIGADKAGHRFIAVTDPGSSLDKEATKLGYARTFHGDPAIGGRYSVLSPFGLVPAATAGINVTGLLRNALAMVRSCGAEVPPHDNPGVQLGLAMGLAGREGRDKVTILSSRKIADFGAWAEQLIAESTGKEGKGLIPIDGESLGDASLYGNDRFFVDIRTAGEDDAAHDEKLRALENAGHPVVRIVMNSIDQIGQEFFRFEMAVAVAGAILGINPFDQPDVEAAKIRTRELTAAFEKTGRLPNEEPALSTARFDLYTDDVNARALREKGADGDLSSWLKAHFARTEPGDYVALLAYIARDDKHISDLQRMRLAVRDREKVATCAEFGPRFQHSTGQAYKGGPDSGVFLQITTDDARDLTIPGRKISFSVIKAAQARGDFDVLTRRGRRALRVHLKGDLRSGLSQLGDAITGALN; this is translated from the coding sequence ATGAATCCTGTCAGAGAACTCCAGAACCACGGCCAGGCGGTCTGGCTCGATTTCCTTGCGCGCGGCTTCATCGCCAGGGGCGATTTGAAACACCTCGTCGACAATGACGGGGTGCGCGGGGTCACCTCCAATCCGTCGATTTTCGAGAAGGCCATCGGAAGTTCAGACGAATATGACAGCGCAATAGCTCGTATTCTCGATAAGGGCGATCGGTCGGTCGCCGGTCTTTACGAGCAGCTCGCGGTCGAGGACATCCAGCACGCCGCCGACGTGCTGCGGCCGGTCTACGATCGGCTCCATGGCGCCGACGGCTTCGTGAGCCTCGAGGTCTCGCCCTATCTCGCCAACGACACCAAGGCGACGATCGTCGAGGCCAAAAGGCTCTGGAAATCCGTCGACCGCAAGAACCTGATGATCAAGGTACCGGCGACGCCGGAGGGCCTGCCCGCGATCCGCCACCTGATTTCCGAGGGTATCAGCATCAACATCACGCTGCTGTTCTCCCAGAAGGTTTACGTCGAGGTTGCCGAGGCCTTTTTGTCCGGGCTTCAGGAGTATGTACGACATGGCGGCGATCCCTCGCATGTCGCGAGCGTCGCCAGCTTCTTCGTCAGTCGCATCGACACCGCCGTCGACAAGCAGCTCGACGAAAAGATTGCGCAGGCCAACGATCCCGCGGAGAAAGCGCGTCTTACCACGCTCAAGGGCAGAATCGCGATCGCCAATGCCAGGCTCGCTTATCAGGATTACAAGCGGCTGTTTTCTAGCGACGACTGGAAGAGGCTGGAGGCACAGGGTGCCAGGCCGCAACGGCTGCTGTGGGCCTCGACCGGGACCAAGAACAAGGACTACAGCGACGTTCTCTATGTGGAGGAGTTGATCGGCAGGGATACCGTCAACACCATTCCCCCGGCAACCCTTGAAGCCTTCCGCGATCATGGCAGGCTGCGCGACAGCCTTCAGGAAAACCTGGACGAGGCACGGCAAGCGCTCGCCTCGCTCGCGGAAGCGGGAATTTCGCTCGATGCGATCACCCGGGACCTCGTGAAGCAAGGCGTGCAGTTATTCGACGATGCGGCCGACAAGCTGCTCGGCGCCGTGGCTCGCAAACGTGCGAAAATTCTCGGTTCCGCCATCGGCCAGCAGACATTGTCGCTCGACCCCGCCATGGCGAAATCCGTCGCGGCACAGGCGGAAGACTGGCGGGCCGCCGGCACGATCCGCAAACTGTGGCAGCACGATAAATCCGTGTGGACCGGCGCGGACGAAGACAAATGGCTGGGCTGGCTTGCAAGCCCAGCCGCGGAATTCGACCGGGCCGCCGACTACGAAGACTACGCGCGGCGGGTGAAGAAGCAGAAATTCACCGATGCTGTGGTTCTCGGCATGGGCGGATCGAGCCTCGGCCCGGAGGTGCTGGCGACGACCTTTGCGAAGACGGCGGGTTTTCCGAAACTGCATGTGCTGGACTCAACCGATCCCGCCCAGATCCGTGCGCTGGAAGCCGCGATCGATGTTGCAAGGACCGTCTTCATCGTGTCCAGCAAATCCGGCGGCACCACCGAGCCGAATGCGCTGAAGGACTATTTTCATGCGCGCGTCGCCAAGGCCATCGGCGCCGACAAGGCCGGCCATCGCTTCATCGCGGTCACCGACCCCGGCTCCTCGCTCGACAAGGAAGCGACAAAGCTCGGCTATGCGCGCACCTTCCACGGTGACCCCGCGATCGGTGGCCGCTACTCGGTGCTCTCGCCCTTCGGCCTGGTCCCGGCAGCGACGGCGGGAATCAATGTGACAGGATTGCTCCGGAACGCCCTCGCCATGGTGCGATCCTGCGGCGCTGAAGTGCCGCCGCATGACAACCCCGGCGTCCAGCTTGGTCTTGCCATGGGTCTCGCCGGACGCGAAGGCCGCGACAAGGTCACGATCCTGTCGTCGCGGAAGATCGCCGATTTCGGCGCATGGGCGGAGCAGCTCATCGCGGAATCCACCGGCAAGGAAGGCAAGGGCCTGATCCCGATCGATGGCGAATCGCTCGGCGATGCAAGCCTTTACGGCAACGATCGTTTCTTCGTCGATATCCGCACCGCGGGCGAAGACGATGCCGCTCATGACGAAAAATTGCGAGCGCTCGAGAACGCCGGTCATCCGGTGGTCCGGATCGTGATGAATTCGATCGATCAGATCGGCCAGGAGTTTTTCCGGTTCGAGATGGCAGTCGCGGTCGCCGGCGCGATTCTCGGCATCAATCCGTTCGATCAGCCGGACGTCGAAGCCGCCAAGATCAGAACCCGCGAGTTGACGGCCGCGTTCGAGAAAACCGGCAGGCTTCCGAATGAGGAGCCAGCGCTTTCCACCGCCCGCTTCGATCTCTACACCGACGATGTCAATGCACGCGCGTTGCGTGAAAAGGGCGCAGACGGCGACCTGTCATCGTGGCTCAAGGCGCACTTCGCGCGCACAGAGCCCGGCGACTACGTCGCGCTGCTGGCGTACATCGCACGCGACGACAAACACATCAGTGATCTGCAGAGGATGCGTCTCGCCGTTCGCGACCGGGAAAAAGTCGCCACCTGCGCCGAGTTCGGTCCGCGCTTCCAGCATTCGACCGGACAAGCCTACAAGGGTGGCCCCGACAGCGGCGTCTTTCTTCAGATCACCACTGATGACGCAAGGGATCTGACAATCCCCGGCCGGAAAATCAGCTTCAGTGTCATCAAGGCGGCGCAGGCGCGCGGCGACTTCGATGTGCTCACCAGGCGCGGACGACGGGCGCTTCGCGTGCATCTCAAGGGCGATCTCCGATCCGGCCTGTCGCAGCTCGGCGACGCGATCACCGGGGCTCTGAATTGA
- a CDS encoding DUF6894 family protein, whose product MPRYFFNTRIGSDLILDPEGEELRDPDHAWRAARTTIREILKTDGEQRAILNAVLEVTDAAGDIVLEFPFTEAILDSVDRSSTRH is encoded by the coding sequence ATGCCCCGATATTTTTTCAACACCCGCATCGGTAGCGACCTGATCCTCGATCCGGAGGGTGAGGAGTTGCGCGATCCCGACCACGCCTGGCGCGCCGCGCGGACGACGATCCGGGAAATTCTCAAGACGGACGGCGAACAACGCGCCATTCTCAACGCCGTGCTGGAGGTCACCGACGCTGCCGGTGACATCGTCCTCGAATTTCCGTTCACCGAAGCCATCCTTGATTCGGTCGATCGGTCCTCGACGCGGCATTGA
- a CDS encoding glutathione peroxidase, whose product MSGVFDFSANTLAGEPCALKLFEGQVLLIVNTASACGFTPQYKDLEELYRAMKPRGFSVLGFPCNQFGKQEPGSPADIQQFCESKYDVTFPMFAKIEVNGDNAHPLYKYLKREKSGLLGASIKWNFTKFLVDRQGNVVARHAPTTKPKTLTQEIEALL is encoded by the coding sequence ATGTCTGGTGTCTTTGATTTCTCCGCGAACACGCTGGCCGGCGAGCCCTGCGCATTGAAGCTGTTCGAGGGACAGGTCCTTCTGATCGTGAATACCGCGAGCGCCTGCGGGTTCACACCGCAATACAAGGACCTCGAGGAGCTCTATCGCGCCATGAAGCCGCGCGGGTTTTCCGTGCTCGGCTTCCCCTGCAATCAGTTTGGCAAGCAGGAGCCGGGATCACCGGCGGATATCCAGCAGTTCTGTGAGAGCAAATACGATGTAACGTTTCCGATGTTTGCGAAGATCGAGGTCAACGGCGATAATGCTCACCCGCTTTACAAATACCTGAAGCGCGAGAAGTCCGGATTGCTCGGCGCTTCGATCAAGTGGAATTTCACGAAGTTTCTGGTTGATCGGCAGGGCAACGTCGTTGCCCGTCACGCTCCGACCACCAAACCCAAAACGCTCACGCAAGAGATCGAGGCCCTGCTTTGA